A region from the Sorex araneus isolate mSorAra2 chromosome 6, mSorAra2.pri, whole genome shotgun sequence genome encodes:
- the LOC101547124 gene encoding olfactory receptor 10AG1-like, which produces MESKLKVEKSNITTMVGFVLLGFSDTPNLQWILFSMFLVIYLMILICNSIIILLTSIDPVLQTPMYFFLSNFSFLEICYVTVTIPRMLADLLTQKGNISFLACATQMCFVLMLGGSECLLLTVMSYDRYVAICNPLHYPLVMNRKVCVQLVTASWVSSVPVVIGQTCQIFSLPFCGSNTINHFFCDIPPILKLACGDTFVNEIAVYVVAVVFIMVPFLLIVVSYGKIISSILKLSSARGRSKAFSTCSSHLIVVVLFYGTATITYLQPKPNQSEGVGKLISLFYTVLIPTLNPIIYTLRNKDIMAALRKLLTKVLT; this is translated from the coding sequence ATGGAGAGCAAACTAAAGGTGGAAAAATCAAATATCACTACCATGGTTGGATTTGTTCTCTTGGGGTTTTCTGATACCCCCAACCTTCAGTGGATCCTTTTTTCAATGTTCCTAGTAATCTATCTTATGATCCTTATATGCAACAGCATCATAATTCTGTTAACAAGCATTGACCCTGTTCTCCagacccccatgtacttctttctcAGCAATTTCTCCTTTTTAGAAATTTGTTATGTAACGGTCACCATTCCAAGAATGCTCGCAGACCTTTTGACCCAGAAGGGAAACATTTCTTTCTTGGCTTGTGCAACACAAATGTGTTTTGTCCTTATGCTTGGAGGTTCAGAGTGCCTCCTCCTGACCGTGATGTCCTacgaccgctatgtggccatctgtaaCCCTCTGCACTACCCTCTCGTTATGAACCGCAAGGTCTGTGTGCAGCTGGTCACTGCGTCCTGGGTCAGCAGCGTTCCGGTGGTCATTGGACAGACATGCCAGATTTTCTCTCTGCCCTTCTGTGGGTCTAACACAATTAATCACTTCTTCTGTGACATCCCCCCGATTCTCAAGCTGGCGTGTGGGGACACGTTTGTGAATGAGATCGCGGTCTACGTGGTCGCGGTGGTGTTTATCATGGTCCCCTTTCTGTTAATCGTTGTCTCCTATGGCAAAATTATCTCCAGCATTTTGAAGCTTTCATCAGCCAGAGGGAGGTCGAAGGCCTTCTCGACCTGTTCTTCTCACCTGATAGTTGTCGTCCTGTTCTATGGAACGGCCACCATCACTTACTTACAACCCAAGCCCAACCAATCGGAAGGAGTCGGGAAACTGATCTCGCTTTTCTATACTGTTCTGATCCCAACGTTGAACCCCATTATTTACACCCTGAGGAACAAGGACATCATGGCAGCACTTAGGAAACTGCTAACAAAGGTATTGACTTGA